A genome region from Streptomyces pratensis includes the following:
- a CDS encoding M56 family metallopeptidase — translation MLVSLALLMLGALAAVVAPGLMARARWPEREPVVALWVWQCVVAGVLLSFALSMTFSAAAAWQAVRGHVFAPAPHAVVEAYALGAYGPWSAVIAVLLALGGVWTAAMLVREVHRARSRRRRRRTELLVRSPLMPGEEPGSGRLVVLEGERPDAWWLPGAAPQLVITTAALGRLKGRQLDAVLAHEQGHAQARHDWLLNCSGALAAGFPQVPVFAAFRDEMHHLVELAADDVASRRFGRLTIALALVELNEDRGVFGPAPASGAHVPLRVNRLLTPVERLTAGRRLRLTAAAALVPVVPLLVAFVPGLSALG, via the coding sequence ATGTTGGTCTCCCTCGCTCTGCTGATGCTCGGCGCACTGGCCGCTGTGGTGGCCCCGGGCCTGATGGCGAGGGCCCGATGGCCGGAACGTGAGCCGGTCGTAGCCCTCTGGGTCTGGCAGTGCGTGGTCGCGGGCGTCCTGTTGTCGTTCGCGCTCTCCATGACCTTCAGCGCGGCCGCCGCCTGGCAGGCGGTCCGCGGCCATGTCTTCGCACCCGCCCCGCACGCCGTGGTCGAGGCGTACGCCCTGGGCGCGTACGGGCCGTGGTCGGCGGTCATCGCGGTGCTGCTGGCGCTGGGCGGTGTGTGGACCGCCGCGATGCTCGTGCGGGAGGTCCACAGGGCGCGCTCCCGTCGCAGGCGGCGGCGCACCGAACTGCTGGTCCGTTCCCCGCTGATGCCGGGCGAGGAACCCGGCAGCGGGCGGCTCGTGGTGCTGGAGGGAGAGCGGCCGGATGCGTGGTGGCTGCCAGGGGCGGCTCCTCAACTGGTCATCACGACGGCGGCACTCGGCCGGCTGAAGGGGCGTCAGCTCGACGCGGTGCTGGCCCACGAGCAGGGACACGCCCAGGCACGCCACGACTGGCTCCTGAACTGCTCGGGTGCGCTGGCTGCCGGATTCCCGCAGGTCCCGGTGTTCGCCGCGTTCCGCGACGAGATGCACCACCTCGTCGAACTGGCCGCGGACGACGTGGCCTCACGGCGGTTCGGGCGCCTCACGATCGCGCTCGCCCTGGTCGAACTCAACGAGGACCGTGGCGTGTTCGGCCCGGCACCGGCGTCCGGCGCCCATGTGCCGCTGAGGGTGAACCGCTTGCTGACGCCGGTGGAGCGGCTCACCGCGGGCCGTCGGCTCCGGCTGACCGCCGCCGCGGCGCTGGTGCCCGTCGTGCCCCTGCTGGTCGCCTTCGTCCCGGGACTCAGCGCCCTGGGATAG
- a CDS encoding phosphatase PAP2 family protein — MHSPPRPPRARAPFLITGLVCASSSLVLLVLVAVSWSPLISLDTAVAEALHRRAVTEPGLVHLNRVLTDWVWDPWTMRVLTAVVVIALWWRGSRLLAGWVAATSLIATLVQQGLKAAVGRERPRWLDPVDSAHYAAFPSGHVMTAAVTCGLLLWLLRLHGAPQPLWWGSLVIGVISVAGVAFTRVYLGVHWLSDVVGGVVLGGTVVALSVAGYSRRTGRPVRDEETPL; from the coding sequence ATGCACTCCCCTCCCCGCCCCCCGCGCGCCCGGGCCCCCTTCCTGATCACGGGCCTCGTCTGCGCCTCGTCGTCCCTCGTCCTGCTCGTACTGGTCGCGGTGTCCTGGTCACCCTTGATCTCGCTGGACACGGCGGTGGCCGAGGCGCTGCACCGCAGAGCCGTGACCGAACCGGGGCTGGTCCATCTCAACCGGGTACTGACGGACTGGGTGTGGGATCCATGGACGATGCGCGTACTGACGGCCGTCGTCGTGATCGCCCTCTGGTGGCGTGGCTCCCGGCTGCTCGCGGGGTGGGTCGCCGCGACCAGTCTGATCGCCACGCTCGTGCAGCAAGGGCTCAAGGCCGCCGTGGGCCGGGAGCGCCCTCGGTGGCTCGACCCGGTGGACTCGGCGCACTACGCGGCATTCCCCTCCGGGCACGTCATGACCGCAGCGGTGACCTGTGGGCTCCTTCTGTGGCTGCTGCGCCTGCACGGCGCACCGCAGCCCCTGTGGTGGGGCTCGCTGGTGATCGGCGTGATCTCGGTGGCCGGTGTCGCCTTCACGCGTGTCTACCTGGGCGTGCACTGGTTGAGCGACGTGGTGGGCGGGGTCGTTCTGGGAGGGACCGTGGTGGCGCTCTCCGTGGCCGGATACTCCCGGCGCACCGGCCG
- a CDS encoding DUF5134 domain-containing protein, whose translation MHGPALSGWLLMVLCGATGAYCLLRTRNGTERERRSARDEALMGFGMAAMAVPAALLTLPEWTWVVYAVVFGAASLHAVVRARAGGHHLHHLVGSLAMVYMAVAMAPGAAPASGGGHLGHGAGAAGGVPVLTGALLVYYAFYVLRSAGRLIPAPSPVGLPAGGHGGGHGGPTRPAWGARPELALACRLTMGLAMFAMLLTL comes from the coding sequence GTGCACGGACCGGCGCTGTCCGGCTGGCTGCTCATGGTCCTGTGCGGGGCCACGGGGGCGTACTGCCTGCTGCGGACCCGCAACGGCACGGAGCGGGAGCGCAGATCGGCACGGGACGAGGCACTGATGGGCTTCGGGATGGCCGCGATGGCGGTACCCGCGGCCCTGCTCACGCTCCCTGAATGGACGTGGGTGGTGTACGCGGTGGTCTTCGGCGCCGCCTCGCTGCACGCGGTGGTGCGCGCCCGGGCCGGCGGCCATCATCTGCACCATCTGGTGGGTTCGCTGGCCATGGTCTACATGGCCGTGGCCATGGCTCCGGGTGCGGCCCCCGCCTCGGGTGGTGGCCACCTGGGCCACGGAGCGGGCGCGGCCGGGGGCGTTCCGGTGCTGACGGGGGCGCTGCTGGTGTACTACGCGTTCTACGTCCTGCGCTCGGCGGGACGGCTGATACCGGCCCCCTCGCCCGTCGGCCTGCCCGCCGGTGGGCACGGCGGTGGGCACGGCGGTCCGACGCGCCCGGCATGGGGCGCCCGGCCGGAGCTTGCCCTGGCGTGCCGGCTGACGATGGGGTTGGCCATGTTCGCCATGCTGCTCACCCTGTGA